A stretch of the Porites lutea chromosome 12, jaPorLute2.1, whole genome shotgun sequence genome encodes the following:
- the LOC140921491 gene encoding BTB/POZ domain-containing protein 6-like, with amino-acid sequence MAFLQSFDDKYNWQTIRPTICERTKFIFNNELLSDVKFVVPASHNQSESRKSRKCMIPAHKFVLAISSPVFYDMFYGEMAEAADTVQLPDCDYESLLELFRFLYSDEVNLSRSNVMQVLYLAKKYLVPSLADKCTAYLQEHLGASNVFSVLFQAQKFEDKDLEERCWEVIEAQTENALTSEEFVTLERSVVESVVKRESLSVKEVDLFKAVDRWATKEVEKQGLTPDGVVKRRILGEKIVKAIRFPVMSQKEFASVVVDCDILTKKEIGFMMKHYGGVGLESSLPFMHSPRQRKTEHLHRVYRFTEVSSPEMPDGAWYYYRGNSDALKLTVSKPVMLHGVQHFGSEGGKYTVSLEVKDVGNGFSLVKQTGMYSSKEDERKGYYGFDVRFDHPVCLEKGKRYEIVSLIQGPPSWHMTTGKKFVKVKRIQFLFSCSVSSRNGTNVSSGQFPTIIFSTL; translated from the coding sequence ATGGCTTTTCTTCAGTCTTTTGACGATAAATATAACTGGCAGACTATTCGCCCAACTATCTGCGAGAGaaccaaatttattttcaataacGAATTATTAAGTGATGTGAAGTTTGTAGTTCCTGCGTCGCACAACCAAAGTGAAAGCCGGAAGAGTCGGAAGTGCATGATTCCAGCTCACAAGTTTGTACTTGCAATCAGCAGTCCTGTTTTCTATGACATGTTCTACGGTGAAATGGCGGAGGCTGCAGACACTGTTCAATTGCCTGACTGTGATTATGAGAGTCTGTTAGAGTTGTTTCGTTTTCTGTACAGCGATGAAGTGAACTTAAGCAGAAGTAATGTCATGCAAGTTCTGTACTTGGCAAAGAAATACCTGGTCCCTTCACTCGCCGATAAGTGTACAGCATATCTTCAGGAACATCTAGGGGCGTCGAATGTGTTCTCTGTCCTGTTTCAAGCTCAGAAATTTGAGGATAAAGATTTGGAAGAACGGTGTTGGGAAGTAATTGAGGCGCAAACCGAGAATGCTCTGACTTCTGAAGAATTTGTCACGCTTGAGAGATCTGTTGTTGAGTCTGTGGTGAAAAGGGAGAGCTTGAGTGTAAAGGAAGTGGATTTATTCAAGGCTGTTGATCGCTGGGCCACTAAAGAAGTGGAAAAGCAAGGGCTAACCCCTGATGGCGTGGTCAAAAGAAggattcttggcgagaaaattGTGAAAGCCATAAGGTTTCCAGTGATGTCGCAGAAGGAGTTTGCTTCAGTTGTTGTGGATTGTGATATTCTGACTAAAAAAGAGATTGGTTTCATGATGAAACACTACGGTGGTGTCGGTTTAGAGTCTTCTTTACCATTCATGCATTCCCCTAGACAGCGTAAAACTGAGCATTTGCATCGGGTTTACAGATTTACGGAAGTAAGCTCGCCCGAAATGCCTGATGGTGCCTGGTACTACTATCGTGGTAATTCTGATGCCCTTAAACTTACTGTCAGTAAACCTGTCATGTTACATGGAGTGCAGCATTTTGGTAGTGAAGGTGGCAAATACACAGTTTCATTAGAAGTGAAAGATGTGGGAAATGGTTTTTCTCTGGTAAAACAGACAGGAATGTATTCCTCAAAGGAAGATGAGAGAAAAGGTTACTACGGATTTGATGTCCGGTTTGATCACCCTGTTTGCCTTGAGAAGGGTAAAAGATATGAGATTGTATCACTTATTCAGGGCCCACCATCATGGCATATGACTACAGGGAAAAAGTTCGTAAAAGTTAAAAGAATCCAATTTTTATTTAGCTGTTCAGTTTCTTCTAGGAATGGAACTAATGTAAGCAGTGGCCAGTTTCCTACAATTATCTTCAGCACACTGTAG